The DNA window TAAGTAGGGTGTCTCAAGTCTTGTCACCGACCTCTGTATGagcgaaaaaatgaagaaaaaaaattacgagatGCTTAAATTTGATCAAGAATTCGCTTTCTGGCAGCCACTTTTGAGCAAAGAAAATACATAACTCCAGGAAAATCGTCAGACCTTTTCATGGGAGAGAAAACGGACTAAAAATTGATTTCCATATGGATATCTTATATTTGAATGAGTTTCCAAAAATATTAGGTACTGAAAATATgcaaagttattttttattacTGCTGACTCAACATGTCCTActtctttgaaatgtttgcctCCATTTCCCATTCATGACATGAAGTGCTCTTGCTGCAGCTATAGCTTTAAGATTTCTCCTATAAATCTTCTCTCaaggcagttttgaaaaaattccctgTAGAGCTTTAAAGAGCGAATGAGAGGATCTTTAACCTCATAAAATACCATTTTGCTCGCTTCATTTGTCAGCTGCTACAAAAGTTGGTTACAAGACTTTTGAGGCATTCTATACAAGGTGAAgcaactaaaaattttgagaagatttacCTTTAATCCTAGGGCTTTAGCGGGGAACCCTAGACAACGTTTACAAATAGAATTTAGCTCAGGGAGAAGAACCACTGGAATTCCTCTTTGTTTTGAGACTGAAATAATGTGATCCGTAACCATTGCAGGATCAAAATCTGGAGATACTATTCCACATAGAATTTTCCCTCTTTCTAAACTTCTAATAATGCTGTTAGTGCCAAATACAAAGTTGTCtctgaaacataaaaaatgcAAAGCGTGATGTCTTTCCCATGTTTTTCATGCTTTCTCCTTAATTTATAATCTAAAATTACAATAATCACAGAGGGTAGTTCATGGTAATTTTTTGTTGGCCGCTgtttggaataaaaaaaaaaaattacagaaaaaactgTAAGACTATTTTGCACATCAGAACTTAATTAAACTTGGAACTTCAGTGATGTTTTGTCATGAATTTCATTCAGTTGCCTCCCTTCAAGGCTGCAAGGAGGCAATGCAGACATTAGTTTCAAATCCCAGATGTGCTGCCTACCGGAACCTTCCTTTTGTTAGAATAGTTGCCATTTTGTTAAAGAACaacccatagagtacatagagtcgtaatgtgaatgAGAGAGCTAGGACCATGTCCCGGACGACGAGTTCCAAGCCTCCAGTGTGCGGTGAGCATCAGTAACTTTTTCGACatattttcgatccaaaatggcgatgtaaGATATGTGGTGATTCCtttcctctttgtttacattggatggccgGGTTCCCGTAAAACAAAGCAAACAATTAAttatgtaccgaaaaagtgacCCAACAGGACGCAGGAGTCTccgaattcgggacctggaaaatgcttaaaagtggtcTCTGCTCTTCCACTCACATTACATCTCTGTGTGCTCTATGGAACAACCCTCCATACCAGTGAGGGCTGAGTGGCTCTCAGTGtgttttgatgaaactttaaggtgatttgtcaagctctcTGACATGGTCAAACTGGTAtgcgaaaactgaaaattgttaaaattgaatGGACCAGAAAACTCCACACAAGATActctttttgaaaaagagaagaagcaACCAAAGAGATGAGAAAATATTACCGTATCCTTTTCGCCTTCATATACTTTTCTTTATCAAGACCAATCATCAATCCTTTTCTGCTCTCCCGTCTTTTATCTTTTGGTATTTTCTTCAGTTCAGACCAGGAATATTTGAATGTCTCCAATTTTGCAGGCCTCAGCAGACTGAAAAATATTACTTGTGTTTACGTAATCAGAGCTAGTAAAATTTAAGATTACTTTACTTCCTAGAAAATTTTTAACGCTAATTTCGATTGATGCACCCATACAAATGTAACATTTAAATAAAAGGAATGCCAAGATGGTGTTTAGTCTTAGTTTTTAGTATCGAGAGGAAATAAACTATTGCATTCTCTGCAGTCAGACCTTTTGATGTTGCTAGATTTTCACTTGTTACTCATTACATAGTACAGTCACAGCAAAGATTCTGCTGAATATCTAATATAACTACTaacaattatcattttttgCTGGTTCCTTCATTGTTAGTTATACTTTTACATGATCCAAAATACTGTAGAGTGTTTGATGAACACTACAAACTTATGGACGCCATATACTATAAACGCCTAATTTCAATGCGCAACATGGCATGCAGAGGCTGTTTGTCGACCGAAAGAATATTTACCATTTTTATCACTATCAATAGACTTCAACTGATGCATGTGACCTCTGATCAATAGTTAATGTAGATTAATTGATCAAAGGACAAATCTAATAAATGACATAAAAAGTAAGTTATCATTAGAAAAGTAGAATTTACTTAAATATTATTTCATATTCATCCAtgaataaaaactgaaaattttacctttcGAGAAGATTTTCAAGCTCTTTGGAATTTCCGGAGTCCAATACTTCCCTgagagaaacaaaaattgagAGTTAAAAAGAAATCTTCCTCTTGGTGAGACAAGGCAAGCGAATATTACACGGTTTTTTCCCACCCCAATGATCAgagatttcaactcaaattttcctggggggggggggggggggggctgaaatgGCCCCATTGTTTACTGAAGTGGGAAAAATCGTCTGTGAGATCCTCCAGCAAAAGGTTATCAGTAACTACTTTCTCTGCTGCCATAAGAAGGAGATAGCAGGAGTAGAAATCTATCATCGTTGTGCAGAAATGGATGTACTTGTTCCAAGATGCTGAAAAATCTTTCCGCATAAGGGATTGTGAGGATTCATTGTTCGAAGGAGCAGTGCAGTGCTCTGTGAAAAAAAGACATTTAGTAGTGTCAAACACTTGGAATTAATACTCAATCGTGTATATTCTACaataggggtgttcaaacgagtTCTTGCCGAAACACTATCgacatcgtctcttattgaaactggcggcagtaccaTCAGTGGtgatgatatcgacaacagccggccttatcggagttttgagagctcgcactcaatgcattgttgcctcaagtgtcggtttatcagattgcctggcgcggcggtgCATAAAATAcatgtacaaatggcaacagcttattttcgccagctccaaaaactctgatcgctatcggcaagagcgctcttatcgtaactttttcttaacggaactgtttcggtagcttaccaaCAACCAATAGAACAGCCCTATTCTAAAATAGAAGGGTTAAAAACCAATACATACACACACGCGCAAAATGATCACCACTGCAAGTAAAGACTATATAGCGACCTGCAAAACATCGCTAGTCAAGCTGAAAACTTGGAACAATCACACAAAAATAAGGAAAGTCTTTCCGTCAAATAAGTCACTATAAAACATTTACCTATTTTCAACAGGTTTTGAGAGTAATATTTTCACTTTCTTCTGTTTATCTTTCTTCtgcttttctttcctctttctctctttttcttgttttttcaagtCAGCGATGGTTGCCATTTGGAAACAACAGTCTGAAAGAACAAACCAAGGCTCAAGACACCGGTAAAagtataaatgaaaaatttacgaAGTATTCAGATATCTAGGATAATCATTAATAATTCTAGCGGATGATTGTAATATTAGTACGAGAAATAGATTCAAACGAGACACCGAGACTGATAACTGATAATCTTTCTCTAACACGCTCTAACCTCAAAAATTCACATGCATAAACTGGCATAAACAAATCAAACGTGTCAAATTATACCAATCAAAATGTTTCTTTAGAATCACGTGACTCTTAAGTTTTCCTTTTCAGCCAATCAAAAATCATATTTGAGTAAACACAACAAACAACGTGTTGcgccttttttcctttttctttaccTCTGTCTTTAAACGAGAAACATTTAAGTTGTtgtagttttcatttttataattaaatttcTTTGCCAGCATGTTCGTCTGGAGCAAATTTCCTTAAAACTCAGTGTTAAGCCTTGTTTTCACGACCCTCGAGCCCTATTCATGCAATATTCTGAAACAACTTGAAGACTGTGCTAACTGCTAGTGTTTCAAAGACAGAAGTCTCATTGTCAGCTCTtagtttcaaagaaattaagCATGGATGAACCTTTCAGTGGTCATGCAACGGTAATGGTCCCACTTTTGCGACGCTGTTTGAAGTCTAAAATCAGAAACTCCTCAGAA is part of the Bemisia tabaci chromosome 1, PGI_BMITA_v3 genome and encodes:
- the LOC109033189 gene encoding uncharacterized protein encodes the protein MATIADLKKQEKERKRKEKQKKDKQKKVKILLSKPVENREVLDSGNSKELENLLESLLRPAKLETFKYSWSELKKIPKDKRRESRKGLMIGLDKEKYMKAKRIRDNFVFGTNSIIRSLERGKILCGIVSPDFDPAMVTDHIISVSKQRGIPVVLLPELNSICKRCLGFPAKALGLKRTDSIISDDGYKNLKNQILALSDLPDEDLKQINSSKSPPSHSKSKLRHPKPITPTPRDLILKRPNKSSRCFVPGGSSVEVSMDNSDFISFGTSTASKVLLPTSKTTCSETDDDSDSDSYVEAPSTKLKPYRPMFQTLKLKKIKSKS